In Rhopalosiphum padi isolate XX-2018 chromosome 3, ASM2088224v1, whole genome shotgun sequence, the genomic stretch actaAAATATCAACGGATATCACAAATGAAAATAAGTAGCAATATGGAACAGATTtcgtaatattgtatacacacaaCCAGAAAGTGACAATAACAAGTCGTATAGACTATACGACTGATTACTGTTTAGTGATTAGTACCGAATTACCGACTTATAGCAAAGCACAATCATGaatcaatattatgatattattagtaataaattattactaatgttTTCCCGCGAATAGTATAAAATACCCAGTGCCCGTAtataacgtcatattattatcattggcataataatttaatttaatattggtcTATTTATAGAGTGGgcattaattttttcatgttaTAAGCTTGATAgttctatattatgatttataagttataacgttcgtagattatttttgttgatcctgtttttattatattttacattataactattgaaattatttataaaatggacTCCATAGTCcatagaccataatattaacttgcatgcatACAGGGCGCTCAAAAAAAATATCggtttacacataatattatctagataattacTAAAAAGATACCGATTTTTAATCTAAGATAACCCttagatacatatttaaattttcatctaGATAAGATAAAAGATGAACAAATACTATCTAGataaatttatctagataagtCTCAACACTGTTCGTGATACAcccgatttaattttttttttaattagtgtaCCTTATTTTTCGTTCAATTAGATGGATCACAATTCGTTAgctcatttaataaaaacaatttttatcatatttaatcttttattgTTATGCACTGAACGAAAATTCATTAGTTAAttcaataggtaataatagtgcatattttttatgaatattttccgtgtataatcaatatattatttctaatcaacTATAACCGATCatatttaaaagaagaaaaaatatttttcaatatttcattgaaatatttcaaaaagaatgaaattttcaattttgaaacatttcaagtgataataatattcatacatttttttttaatacatagtttaataatatttcagtttgtGTCTTCTAGCCAAAAGCAGATGATCATCAACgcgtataaaactaaattattggCAAATCCCAAACTTTCAATACGACAGGCGCTATCACTTCTTTCCAAAGAATTAGGCATTGGTATTACAACTATTTCCAACACGCTTACAGAGAGAGTATCGCAACTTTAAAACAGTTTCATCACCTAacagaacgaaaatctttaaaaatgtcaatgatAAGgttgatgattttgacaaagaAGCGATACGAAGACAAGTTCATCAGTTTTGGGTGAATCGTGAGTtgccaaatttaaataaaattttaaatgttgtgaACGAAGATGACACTTTACCGGACTTTTCATTAACAACACTATGGCGTCTTTTAAAGTCTATgggttttaaatttacaaaacgaAGACGTATTGAAAATGACGAAATTCGGGCATGGCGCAGAGAATATATCAGGGATATAAGAAAATATCGAGAGGAAGGCCgaccgatatattatattgacgaaACGTGGGTGAACGCCGGGGATGTAGCAATAAGGGTATGGCGTGATACTACAGTAGAATCGAGCCAAGCTGCATTTTCTCAGGGTCTTTCTACTGGAGCAGCTAACCCCACTGGAAAAGGGAAACGGTTAATAGTGTGTCACATCGGCTCCGAAGATGGATTTGTCCCTGATTCATTATTATGCTTTAGTCGAAGAAAAACACCAACGACTATCACGATGAAATGATTGGCGATAGTTTCCGTGATTGGTTAGAAGGCGTTTTACCGAGGCTTAAAGAAAATGCGGTTATAATAATGGACAACGCGCCATACCACTCGGTAAAGCTTGAAAAATGCCCGACTACAAACTGGAGGAAGGCTGATATCGTCGAATGGCTAGAAAGCAAAGGAGAAGTTGTTGACAAAAGTATGATAATACCggaacttttaaaaattgtgaGAAGGATAAAACCGATGTACAACAAATACGTTATCGACGAGATGATTtcacaacaaaataaaacgGTGTTAAGGTTACCGCCTTACCATTGCGAGCTCAACCCTATTGAGTTGGCTTGGTCTGTTGTGAAACGTCACGTGAAGTCCAACAACAAAACCTTTAAATTGCCCGATGTGAAAAATCTTTTGGTTGAAGGAGTTGCTAAAGTGGACGCTGAAATGTGGAAGAACTTCATTAGCCACACtataaaagaagaaaataagTTTTGGGCTTTAGATGAGACAATAGACGATTTGACGGCTGAGCAAGATAGCATAATTATGACCATCGGAAATAGTGACACTGAAGATGACGATTTCGATCTTTTATCAGATTgaaagataaaataatgtaaatatttgtaaaattataattcaattttatgtaaattaggtattattgtaaatattcttgtaaattattattgtaaattctatgttatgtaaattattattgtaaaaacgtatttgttatattgtgtatataatttgtatgtatgaaaatgtattgtacattataattatgcaaccattaagttaatattaaataatagtaatatcaataaaaataaatcaataaatattacacgCCGATCCCTATAACGCAACTGTACACGACCGCACGCCACACCGGTCaggtatttactaattattaa encodes the following:
- the LOC132926013 gene encoding uncharacterized protein LOC132926013, encoding MIGDSFRDWLEGVLPRLKENAVIIMDNAPYHSVKLEKCPTTNWRKADIVEWLESKGEVVDKSMIIPELLKIVRRIKPMYNKYVIDEMISQQNKTVLRLPPYHCELNPIELAWSVVKRHVKSNNKTFKLPDVKNLLVEGVAKVDAEMWKNFISHTIKEENKFWALDETIDDLTAEQDSIIMTIGNSDTEDDDFDLLSD